A region from the Salmo trutta chromosome 40, fSalTru1.1, whole genome shotgun sequence genome encodes:
- the LOC115179993 gene encoding platelet glycoprotein 4 — MGCCNKLCGLKVGIGAGIAVAILGIILIPVGNNIIRETVTKESVIEPGTTAWENWVSADAPVYRQFWLFDVQNPLDVVENGSKPKLVEKGPYTYKTRYLPKENITANPETYTISFLLPAGAIFEPSMSVGSEEDSVTSLNLAVAGGYKLFPPWVLEAAIKLNNVSLFQRRTVREILWGYKDPILKGTLGLFFPYNGTYDGPYSVFTGKDDISKVSIIDSWQGEKKVSFWNNTYCDMINGTDGSSFSPFLDKKKPLYFFSPDISRSVSAEYERSLNLKGIEVYRFKLPPLTLASPAVNPDNQCFCTDSVVTKNCTLAGVLDISSSRGQPVYISLPHFLHGSPYLVEDVEGLGPSEEHHVTFLDVEPTTGFSLRFAKRLQVNMMYGPSKIITVLKKVKDYTILPIVWLNETASLDDETADRFKKELLSRVDMLETVQYTLIGLGSAAFVLCTVAHCLISRNNNKLV, encoded by the exons ATGGGTTGCTGTAACAAGCTGTGTGGGCTGAAGGTTGGAATTGGGGCCGGAATTGCGGTGGCCATATTAGGTATAATCCTTATCCCCGTGGGGAACAATATCATCCGTGAGACTGTAACAAAG GAATCGGTCATCGAGCCTGGGACCACAGCCTGGGAGAACTGGGTGTCTGCAGACGCACCTGTGTACAGGCAGTTCTGGCTCTTTGACGTGCAGAACCCACTGGACGTGGTGGAGAATGGGTCAAAGCCAAAATTGGTGGAGAAAGGGCCCTACACATACAA GACACGGTACCTGCCCAAAGAGAACATCACGGCCAACCCAGAGACCTACACCATCTCCTTCCTGCTCCCTGCGGGGGCCATATTTGAGCCCTCCATGTCTGTGGGATCTGAGGAGGACAGTGTCACCTCCCTCAACCTAGCTGTGGCT GGTGGGTACAAATTGTTTCCCCCATGGGTACTGGAAGCTGCAATAAAGTTAAACAATGTCTCACTCTTCCAGCGACGGACAGTGAGGGAAATACTCTGGGGTTATAAAGACCCCATTCTGAAAGGGACACTGGGCCTCTTTTTTCCT TACAACGGCACCTATGATGGGCCATACAGtgtcttcacaggcaaggatgACATCTCTAAAGTGTCTATCATTGACAGCTGGCAGGGGGAAAA GAAGGTGTCTTTCTGGAACAACACATACTGCGACATGATCAACGGCACAG ATGGCTCGTCATTCTCTCCCTTCCTGGACAAGAAGAAGCCTCTGTACTTCTTTTCCCCTGACATCAGCAG GTCTGTGTCGGCTGAGTATGAGAGGAGCCTGAACCTGAAGGGGATCGAGGTGTACCGGTTCAAACTGCCCCCGCTCACCCTAGCCTCCCCTGCAGTCAACCCAGACAACCAGTGCTTCTGCACGGACTCTGTGGTCACCAAGAACTGCACATTGGCCGGAGTCCTGGACATCAGCTCCTCTCGTG GACAACCAGTCTACATCTCCCTGCCTCACTTCCTGCATGGTAGTCCATACCTGGTTGAAGATGTGGAGGGCCTTGGTCCTAGTGAAGAGCATCACGTCACGTTCCTGGATGTGGAACCG ACAACAGGGTTCAGTCTGAGGTTCGCTAAGAGACTGCAGGTGAACATGATGTATGGCCCCTCCAAGATCATCAC GGTGTTAAAGAAAGTGAAGGATTACACCATACTCCCTATAGTTTGGCTAAACGAG ACGGCATCCCTGGATGACGAGACAGCGGACAGGTTTAAGAAGGAGCTGTTATCTCGTGTTGACATGCTGGAGACGGTGCAGTACACGCTGATAGGCTTAGGGTCAGCAGCCTTTGTACTCTGCACAGTGGCACATTGTTTGATAAGCAGAAACAACAACAAGCTTGTGTGA